In Corvus cornix cornix isolate S_Up_H32 chromosome 28, ASM73873v5, whole genome shotgun sequence, one genomic interval encodes:
- the MEF2B gene encoding myocyte-specific enhancer factor 2B isoform X1, with protein MGRKKIQISRILDQRNRQVTFTKRKFGLMKKAYELSVLCDCEIALIIFNSTNRLFQYASTDMDKVLLKYTEYSEPHESRTNSDILETLKRKGLGLESHELELEEGPEPPGDRGRRLGDGVDLALARPRFYSPVPLPEAAYGSSPPATDTSLGSASSSPQGQGRSPAFKPAASKPPGRSPGPLPPGLSYPLFPAASLSRALATKTPPPLFLGAEGRRGEAQGSLASGRSGGSAARPLYPALQTLSPVLSPGSSGLPSHGLAGFPFLSPAQADFGAGEVPPPPASCSPRRGSTRGTWQRWGPAAGSSPRRSPRLPPARPRSTRPSASSRSGCRRGWAVPRAPPSPP; from the exons ATGGGCcggaaaaaaatccagatcaGCCGGATTTTGGATCAGCGGAACCGGCAG GTGACCTTCACCAAGCGGAAATTCGGGCTGATGAAGAAGGCGTACGAGCTGAGCGTGCTGTGCGACTGCGAGATCGCCCTGATCATCTTCAACAGCACCAACCGCCTCTTCCAGTACGCCAGCACCGACATGGACAAGGTGCTGCTCAAGTACACCGAGTACAGCGAGCCCCACGAGAGCCGCACCAACTCCGACATCCTCGAG ACGCTGAAGCGCaaagggctggggctggagagccacgagctggagctggaggagggcCCGGAGCCGCCCGGGGACAGGGGGAGAAGGCTCGGGGATGGAGTGGATCTGGCGCTGGCGCGGCCCAGGTTTTAT agcccgGTGCCACTGCCTGAGGCAGCCTATGGCAGCTCCCCTCCGGCCACCgacacctccctgggcagcgcCAGCAGCTCCCCGCAGGGCCAGGGCCGCTCTCCTGCCTTCAAACCGGCTGCCTCGAAGCCACCGGGACGGTCCCCAGGGCCACTGCCCCCAG GTCTCAGCTACCCCCTGTTCCCTGCCGCCAGCCTGAGCCGCGCCTTGGCCACCAAGACGCCACCACCGCTGTTCCTGGGGGCCGAGGGCCGGCGTGGCGAGGCCCAGGGCAGCCTGGCGAGTGGCCGGAGCGGCGGCAGCGCAGCG CGGCCGCTGTACCCTGCCCTGCAGACCCTCAGCCCCGTGCTCAGCCCGGGCAGCTCCGGCCTTCCGAGCCACGGCCTCGCCGGCTTCCCCTTCCTCAGCCCGGCCCAAGCAG ATTTTGGGGCTGGCGAggtcccgccgcccccggcTTCCTGCAGCCCCCGGCGTGGCAGCACCCGCGGGACATGGCAGCGCTGGG GGCCAGCAGCCGGATCGTCCCCGCGGAGGAGCCCGCGCCTGCCCCCGGCGCGTCCCCGCAGCACCAGGCCATCAGCATCAAGTCGGAGCGGGTGTCGCCGGGGCTGGGCTGTCCCCCGGGcaccccccagccctccctga
- the MEF2B gene encoding myocyte-specific enhancer factor 2B isoform X2, with protein MGRKKIQISRILDQRNRQVTFTKRKFGLMKKAYELSVLCDCEIALIIFNSTNRLFQYASTDMDKVLLKYTEYSEPHESRTNSDILETLKRKGLGLESHELELEEGPEPPGDRGRRLGDGVDLALARPRFYSPVPLPEAAYGSSPPATDTSLGSASSSPQGQGRSPAFKPAASKPPGRSPGPLPPGLSYPLFPAASLSRALATKTPPPLFLGAEGRRGEAQGSLASGRSGGSAARPLYPALQTLSPVLSPGSSGLPSHGLAGFPFLSPAQAGEFWGWRGPAAPGFLQPPAWQHPRDMAALGASSRIVPAEEPAPAPGASPQHQAISIKSERVSPGLGCPPGTPQPSLTSLASLSEASRAPGDLQPRDDLAKGYPPYALGPPRPLPDEQRVPVPARRGQPVDVWQR; from the exons ATGGGCcggaaaaaaatccagatcaGCCGGATTTTGGATCAGCGGAACCGGCAG GTGACCTTCACCAAGCGGAAATTCGGGCTGATGAAGAAGGCGTACGAGCTGAGCGTGCTGTGCGACTGCGAGATCGCCCTGATCATCTTCAACAGCACCAACCGCCTCTTCCAGTACGCCAGCACCGACATGGACAAGGTGCTGCTCAAGTACACCGAGTACAGCGAGCCCCACGAGAGCCGCACCAACTCCGACATCCTCGAG ACGCTGAAGCGCaaagggctggggctggagagccacgagctggagctggaggagggcCCGGAGCCGCCCGGGGACAGGGGGAGAAGGCTCGGGGATGGAGTGGATCTGGCGCTGGCGCGGCCCAGGTTTTAT agcccgGTGCCACTGCCTGAGGCAGCCTATGGCAGCTCCCCTCCGGCCACCgacacctccctgggcagcgcCAGCAGCTCCCCGCAGGGCCAGGGCCGCTCTCCTGCCTTCAAACCGGCTGCCTCGAAGCCACCGGGACGGTCCCCAGGGCCACTGCCCCCAG GTCTCAGCTACCCCCTGTTCCCTGCCGCCAGCCTGAGCCGCGCCTTGGCCACCAAGACGCCACCACCGCTGTTCCTGGGGGCCGAGGGCCGGCGTGGCGAGGCCCAGGGCAGCCTGGCGAGTGGCCGGAGCGGCGGCAGCGCAGCG CGGCCGCTGTACCCTGCCCTGCAGACCCTCAGCCCCGTGCTCAGCCCGGGCAGCTCCGGCCTTCCGAGCCACGGCCTCGCCGGCTTCCCCTTCCTCAGCCCGGCCCAAGCAGGTGA ATTTTGGGGCTGGCGAggtcccgccgcccccggcTTCCTGCAGCCCCCGGCGTGGCAGCACCCGCGGGACATGGCAGCGCTGGG GGCCAGCAGCCGGATCGTCCCCGCGGAGGAGCCCGCGCCTGCCCCCGGCGCGTCCCCGCAGCACCAGGCCATCAGCATCAAGTCGGAGCGGGTGTCGCCGGGGCTGGGCTGTCCCCCGGGcaccccccagccctccctgacCAGCCTGGCGTCCCTCAGCGAAGCCTCCCGAGCCCCCGGAGACCTCCAGCCCCGGGATGACCTCGCCAAGGGCTACCCTCCCTACGCGCTGGGGCCACCGCGGCCACTGCCGGACGAGCAGAGGGTCCCCGTCCCCGCGCGGCGGGGACAGCCCGTGGACGTTTGGCAGAGATAG